DNA from Thioalbus denitrificans:
GGTGATATTGCGGCTGCCGACGAATCCGTAGGTGGCGGGATCCTTGTTGACGCCGCTGAACACGAACGGTATGTCAGCATCGATGTAGTGCCGTGCCACGTACTCCTGGGCATCGTCGTCGGTGGTATAGACCAGGTCGGGCTGCCATGCATCGATGAGCGCTCTCGCCTCCCGGCCCACCCGCTCCTTGGCCTCGGGGCTGCTGTTGCGCTTGGTGTCCATCTGGAAGACCCGGTATTCCACCTGCAGGTCCTCCAGGGCCTCCTTGAAACCCTGGAGCTGACCGTCGGTCCATCGCCAGGGCGAGTGGTAGCTCATGACATGGAGGATTCGGTAGCCGGCATCGTCTGCGGCGGTCTCCGCATCCGCCGCCCGTGGGGAGAGGCAGAGCTGGAGTGCCATCAGGGCACCGAGGCTCAACGCGGTGAGGGTGCGGTTCATGCGGACCTCCGCTGATTCCGTGGCACATTGCGTCCAGGCGCAGGCCGGCTGCATTTCGCTGGCGCGAAGAAGGCGCCGTGCCTGGTGGGCGGCCGGGTGACGAGAGCGACAATCGTCAGTGGATGAAATAGAGAGTAGTCAAAAATCCGCGCAAGTGACGCGGTGAGATTCCGCCCTGTCCGGCTGCCGGCCCCCGCTCCGGTGCCGGCGGGCCCGGGGTGTTCTGTTCACGCCGGCCCCGCTTTTCATCCGGTACGCACATTCCTTCCCGGGGGGGCGTCTATAATCGGCTCTCCAACCCAGCCCGTCCACGCCGCCGGATCCCTGCCTCCAATGAGCAAAGCGCGCCGTCACGATCTCCAGGCCACCCTGGATCACATCACCGCCCTGCTGGAGAAGCAGGACCTGGTGGCGGGGCTGGTGCACAAGCAGCACCAGCCCCGCCAGGAGCTGGTGGAGTCGCTGGTGGCGCGCCAGCAGAGCACGGAGCTGCGCCGGGAGGTGAACGCCCTGCACCCCGCCGACATCGCCTTCGTGCTGGAGCGCCTGCCGCCCGGCCGGCGGCTGCAGGTTTGGGACCTGGTGGACAGCGCCCACGACGGCGCGGTGCTGCTCGAGGCCTCCGACGCGGTGCGCGAGAGCCTCATCGCCGACATGGACCAGGGCGAGATCGTGCAGGCGGCCGAGGGACTCGACTCCGACGAGATCGCCGACCTGGTGCCGGACCTGCCCCGCGAGGTGGTGCCGGAGCTGCTGCGGCGGCTGGATCGGCGCGGGCGCGAGGAGGTGCGCTCGGCGCTCGCGTTCCCGGAGGGGAGCGTGGGCGCCCTGATGGACTTCGACATCACCGCGGTGCGCGAGGACGTGGCCCTGGACGTGGTGCTGCGCTACCTGCGCCGGCGCGGCCGGCTGTCGGACAACTCCGGGCTGCTGATGGTGGTGGACCGCGACGGGGTGCTGAAGGGGACGCTGGCGCTGGAGGCGCTGGTGACCCACGAGGCGGAGACCCCGGTGGCGGCGCTGATGGAGCGCGAGCCGGTCACCTTCCACACCACCGACGAGGCGGTGGAGGCGGCCCGGGCGTTCGACCGCTACGACCTCATCACCGCCCCGGTGGTGAACGTCCATCACCGGCTGGTGGGCTGCCTCAAGGTGGAGGACATGGTGGACCTGCTGCGGGAGCACTCCCAGAAGGAGTTCCTGGCCCAGGCGGGCCTGCGCGAGGACGAGGATTTCTACGCCCCGGTGTGGCGTACCGCCCGCAACCGCTGGGGCTGGCTGGCGCTGAACCTGCTCACCGCCTTCATCGCCTCGCGGGTGATCGGCCAGTTCGAGGGCACCATCGAGAAGGTGGTGGCGCTGGCGGCGCTGATGCCCATCGTGGCCAGCGTCGGCGGCAACACCGGCCACCAGACCCTGGCGCTGATGATCCAGGGGCTGGCCCTGAAGCAGATCACCCCCCACAGCTTCCGCCACCTGCTGGCGCGCGAGACGGGGGTGAGCCTGGTGAACGGACTCATCTGGGGCGCGGTGATGGGCGGGTTCACCTGGCTGCTCTACGGCCGCGCGGAGCTGGCGGCCATCATGCTGGCCGCCATGGTGCTCAACCTGGTGCTGGCGGCGCTGGCCGGCGCCTACATCCCGCTGACGCTGAAGCGCTTCGGCCGCGACCCGGTGCTCGGCAGCAGCGTCTTCCTCACCGGGCTCACCGACAGCATGGGCTTTCTCATCTTCCTCGGGCTGGCGGCGCTGTTCCTGCCGGTGTGATTTCTCATGCCCCGGGTGCGCCGCCGCCGGTGCCGGTCTTCGCCACCCACTCGATGGTGAGGCCCTGGACCACGATGGAGAAGACCACCACCACGTAGGTGATGGTGAGCAGCGCGTCGCGCACCGCGCCCGGGGGCAGGGCCAGGGCCATGGCCACGGAGATGCCGCCGCGCAGCCCGCCCCAGGTCATCACCCGCACCACGTTGGGGCTGAAGGTCCGCGCCCCGCGCATCAGCCCGATGGGCAGTCCCACGCTCACCAGGCGCGCCAGCAGCACCGCCGGGATGGCCGCCAGCCCCGCCACCAGGTACTCGCCGCGCAGGTTGAGCACGATGAGCTCCAGGCCGATGAGCACGAACAGGGTGGCGTTGAGCACCTCGTCGATGAGCTCCCAGAAGGTGTCCAGGTGCTCGCGGGTATGGTCCGACATGCCGAACAGCCGGCCGTGGTTGCCGATGAGCAGTCCCGCCACCACCATGGCCAGCGGACCGGAGACGTGGATTTCGCTGGCCAGCGCGTAGCCGCCCATCACCAGCGCGAGGGTGATGAGGACCTCCACCCGGTAGTCATCCACCCGCCTGAGCAGGGAGTAGGCGGCGTAGCCGATGGCCAGCCCGAACAGGATGCCGCCCAGGGCCTCCTCGGCCAGCAGCAGCGCCACTCCGCCGGCGCTGACCTCGTGGCCGCCGGCGGCGATGCCCAGCAGCACCAGGAACACCACCACGGCGATGCCGTCGTTGAACAGGGACTCGCCGGTGATCTTGGTCTCCAGCGTCCTGGGGACGCCGGCGGTCTTGAGCAGCCCCAGCACCGCGATGGGGTCGGTGGGGGAGATGAGGGCGCCGAACAGCAGGCACCAGATGAGCGGCAGGTCCAGCCCCAGCACTCCGAACAGCCACCAGGCCAGCCCGCCCACCAGGAAGGTGGAGGTGACCACGCCCGCGGTGGCGAGCACGATGATGACCCACTTCTGCCGGGCCAGGTCGTCCAGGTTCACGTGCAGGGCGCCGGCGAAGAGCAGGAAGCTCAGCATGCCCTGCAGCAGCACCTCCTCGAAGTCGATCCGGCCCAGCACCTCGCGGGCCAGCCGCTCGGGGTAGACCCAGCCCAGGTGGTGGGCCCCGAGCATCGCCAGCGACAGCGCCAGCGCGATGACCATCACGCCGATGGTGGTGGGCAGTCCCACGTAGCGGTAGTTCAGGTAGCTGAACAGGGCGGTGAGAGTGATGACGAGGGCGACGATATCGAGCATGGAGCGGCTTCCTTGGCGAATCGGGTCTTCCGGCCCTTCCCCGCGCGGCCTGTCGGCCACATCGTCCGCCGTGATTCATCGCGGAGACAGTATGAGTCGACCGGAAGTCTCCTATAA
Protein-coding regions in this window:
- the mgtE gene encoding magnesium transporter, which gives rise to MSKARRHDLQATLDHITALLEKQDLVAGLVHKQHQPRQELVESLVARQQSTELRREVNALHPADIAFVLERLPPGRRLQVWDLVDSAHDGAVLLEASDAVRESLIADMDQGEIVQAAEGLDSDEIADLVPDLPREVVPELLRRLDRRGREEVRSALAFPEGSVGALMDFDITAVREDVALDVVLRYLRRRGRLSDNSGLLMVVDRDGVLKGTLALEALVTHEAETPVAALMEREPVTFHTTDEAVEAARAFDRYDLITAPVVNVHHRLVGCLKVEDMVDLLREHSQKEFLAQAGLREDEDFYAPVWRTARNRWGWLALNLLTAFIASRVIGQFEGTIEKVVALAALMPIVASVGGNTGHQTLALMIQGLALKQITPHSFRHLLARETGVSLVNGLIWGAVMGGFTWLLYGRAELAAIMLAAMVLNLVLAALAGAYIPLTLKRFGRDPVLGSSVFLTGLTDSMGFLIFLGLAALFLPV
- a CDS encoding cation:proton antiporter; this translates as MLDIVALVITLTALFSYLNYRYVGLPTTIGVMVIALALSLAMLGAHHLGWVYPERLAREVLGRIDFEEVLLQGMLSFLLFAGALHVNLDDLARQKWVIIVLATAGVVTSTFLVGGLAWWLFGVLGLDLPLIWCLLFGALISPTDPIAVLGLLKTAGVPRTLETKITGESLFNDGIAVVVFLVLLGIAAGGHEVSAGGVALLLAEEALGGILFGLAIGYAAYSLLRRVDDYRVEVLITLALVMGGYALASEIHVSGPLAMVVAGLLIGNHGRLFGMSDHTREHLDTFWELIDEVLNATLFVLIGLELIVLNLRGEYLVAGLAAIPAVLLARLVSVGLPIGLMRGARTFSPNVVRVMTWGGLRGGISVAMALALPPGAVRDALLTITYVVVVFSIVVQGLTIEWVAKTGTGGGAPGA